A single window of Lutzomyia longipalpis isolate SR_M1_2022 chromosome 1, ASM2433408v1 DNA harbors:
- the LOC129788014 gene encoding uncharacterized protein LOC129788014 produces the protein MSLPVLRDSSLPGALDDLMDVMAMDILIDESSSGDVLDEFSIEDINFSSENFDFLDNFQEPHFETPGHAENVTEVPQPSPISPTGEEESSPVYVNVPVKDAVDESKSEDVENQEAVKSVLELPRLIIMKPPLRTVTKKPSKKKTEEMLLLEELEKLSQAEIVIPLIPEKKTHIRERKPNLVSVRKPSTDCATPKKKVHISKAKKQLFPADNNDPPEHEQEITSPKLSAPKEDQEDPPGIHETVVETRRSLRINASRRNKINKEVYFSCDACRKIFKDRKMLLHHRKTHTKVSQ, from the exons ATGTCTCTACCTGTATTGCGGGATTCTTCCTTGCCAGGAGCTTTAGATGACCTCATGGATGTGATGGCAATGGATATTTTGATTGATGAAAGCAGTTCAGGGGATGTGCtggatgaattttccattgaggacataaatttttcctcagaGAATTTCG ATTTCCTGGACAACTTCCAAGAGCCACATTTTGAGACTCCCGGACATGCTGAAAATGTAACGGAAGTCCCACAACCATCACCAATTTCTCCTACAGGAGAAGAAGAGAGCAGTCCAGTTTATGTGAATGTCCCTGTAAAGGATGCGGTGGATGAGTCAAAGAGTGAGGATGTTGAGAATCAGGAAGCAGTGAAGAGTGTACTTGAGCTTCCCAGGCTGATAATTATGAAGCCACCACTGAGAACGGTGACGAAGAAGCCTTCAAAGAAGAAAACGGAGGAGATGCTCCTTCTTGAGGAGCTGGAAAAGCTCTCCCAGGCTGAGATTGTTATACCGCTTATTCCGGAAAAGAAAACCCACATCAGGGAGCGGAAGCCGAATTTAGTGAGTGTCCGGAAGCCATCAACGGATTGTGCAACGCCCAAGAAGAAAGTTCACATTTCCAAAGCCAAGAAGCAGCTCTTTCCTGCAGATAACAATGATCCGCCTGAGCATGAGCAAGAGATAACTTCGCCAAAACTTTCAGCACCAAAAGAGGACCAGGAAGATCCTCCGGGGATTCATGAAACTGTCGTGGAAACACGGCGAAGTCTTCGCATAAATGCTTCGCGCAGGAACAAGATCAACAAGGAAGTTTACTTCTCATGCGACGCGTGCCGGAAAATCTTCAAGGACCGGAAGATGCTCCTCCATCACCGCAAAACCCATACAAAGGTATCACAGTGA
- the LOC129787971 gene encoding cyclin G, which yields MSAPVQCSVAPVIVVTDSSREMMCPSSDAMAIPSAGHASAGSCGDEMMSTTPPQSPPPSAPALMTVVPETVSEDAMMMAAPKRGTQRTSSSMGGRLGTPDAAVKRRQHQQSSSCAQKMMTSSPPHQGINNNSSSSSHQQSTSDASLPSDLDGATAMDYTGNNANNNNGSASVTYVGDNGNLCYQYMENNVINYHLQSSTLANLTNDQLHQKLKEALVLEEKFHANLYLPPDPEDNEITVGARDGAAHVLRCLKMWYDLPPDVLFAAINLVDRFLARMRARPKHMACISVGSLYLCITQLGIAKIDAADLVAISQCRCTAGDLERMAAIISTKLGVQPSTVPVTALTFVRIYYHMFRNAAFHLGLGEFYDKAISLADLELRLEILICDALCVSVRASELALVLVCTQMDAHVNSYVSSANPMISGLVDFAIELQRMAKIPDPSFFRSHSLVVRTLTQYNAQKKTPYRQRLVWKLSSRTMRVLRPTHRLNSHLPTIDEHKTVNNSRSLPRHRNCSFSSDDDDGEWSSLVYN from the exons ATGTCTGCCCCTGTACAGTGTTCCGTGGCCCCTGTCATTGTTGTCACTGACAGCAGCAGAGAGATGATGTGCCCAAGTAGCGATGCTATGGCCATCCCATCTGCTGGACACGCCAGTGCTGGAAGTTGTGGTGATGAGATGATGTCAACGACACCACCGCAATCTCCACCACCATCTGCACCGGCGTTGATGACAGTGGTGCCCGAGACAGTGTCAGAGGACGCAATGATGATGGCGGCACCGAAGCGTGGAACCCAGAGGACTTCGTCGTCAATGGGGGGCAGGCTTGGGACTCCGGATGCTGCTGTTAAGCGTCGTCAACATCAACAATCGTCATCGTGCGCGCAAAAAATGATGACATCATCACCACCGCATCAAGGGATCAACAAcaattcatcatcatcatctcacCAACAATCGACTTCGGATGCATCATTGCCAAGTGATTTGGATGGTGCAACGGCAATGGATTACACCGGCAACAACGCAAACAACAATAATGGCTCAGCGTCTGTCACCTATGTTGGTGATAATGGAAATTTGTGCTATCAGTATATGGAAAACAATGTGATCAATTACCATCTGCAGAGTAGCACTCTGGCTAACCTCACGAATGACCAACTTCATCAGAAACTGAAGGAAGCACTCGTTCTCGAAGAGAAATTCCATGCAAATCTCTACCTACCACCCGATCCTGAG GACAATGAAATTACTGTCGGTGCTAGAGACGGAGCAGCTCATGTGCTTCGTTGCCTCAAAATGTGGTACGATCTTCCACCGGATGTCCTTTTTGCCGCCATAAATCTCGTCGATCGTTTCTTGGCGCGTATGAGGGCACGCCCAAAGCACATGGCGTGCATAAGCGTTGGGTCTCTCTATCTGTGCATTACGCAATTGGGTATTGCAAAGATTGATGCTGCCGATCTCGTGGCCATCTCCCAGTGTCGCTGTACGGCTGGTGATCTCGAACGTATGGCTGCAATTATTTCCACAAAACTCGGTGTCCAACCATCAACGGTTCCCGTGACGGCGCTCACATTTGTCCGCATCTACTATCATATGTTCCGCAATGCAGCTTTCCACCTGGGACTCGGGGAGTTCTATGATAAAGCCATCTCCCTGGCAGATCTCGAGCTACGGCTGGAGATACTCATTTGTGATGCTCTCTGCGTGAGTGTTCGTGCATCTGAATTGGCCCTGGTGCTCGTGTGTACGCAAATGGATGCCCATGTGAATAGCTACGTTAGCTCGGCAAATCCCATGATTTCGGGTCTTGTGGATTTTGCCATTGAACTCCAAAGGATGGCAAAG ATCCCCGATCCGAGCTTCTTCCGTAGCCACAGCCTCGTTGTGCGCACACTGACGCAATACAATGCCCAGAAGAAGACCCCATATAGGCAGCGTCTTGTCTGGAAGTTGTCATCGCGTACGATGCGTGTCCTGCGACCCACCCACAGACTCAATTCTCACCTGCCAACAATTGATGAGCACAAAACTGTCAACAACAGCCGAAGTCTTCCTCGTCACCG aAATTGCAGCTTCAGTTCAGATGACGATGATGGTGAATGGTCAAGTTTGGTTTATAATTAG
- the LOC129795295 gene encoding L-dopachrome tautomerase yellow-f2-like has translation MKIIFGAAVLCLVFSGIISEQSRGYYESYVKEVYYWKKVFFENLPKSDDSSVGPYRYYIPENVAVNGFGYHPASGLFVVTFPRLRPGVPITLGAFCVDEYKMGSSPTIWGFPNYQMNTLQDSDFAGGSDEEKAAQNAWHNPNKFNYNTGNYYGNYGSNYYSHQLPSYAKTYVHVQGWGQEDQRIIALFHMQIDEICNRGFLVDNGQLVYYQNATYTIQKPALWVIDLPANGCKTRNFPIIRRREFPDRIVAKSPNGYVHITLDYQSEDSCDDLFLYITNCFFFFLVVYDYKKDAFWTFEHETFLPVIAESHFVYDKTFDYDWALGLHSLALGYPDKFGDRTAYYSSIAGTAQYAVSTKILKNRRKSPNNFNPKDFRIMGYRGCDNEPMKSVIDYTYGVMVTTEAQTHEIRCWNINKPLNPDNLGVIFKSDKYNFGTQTFIDSRGYQWFAGDPVPILYASDRPLDLSVVNTRIFRLKVSDAIRGTVCEN, from the exons ATGAAGATCATTTTTGGAGCTGCTGTGCTCTGTTTAGTTTTCTCGGGAATAATTTCTGAACAATCCAGAGGATATTACGAAAGTTATGTGAAGGAAGTTTACTATtggaagaaagttttctttgagaatttacCAAAATCCG ATGATTCTTCAGTTGGTCCCTATCGCTACTACATCCCGGAAAATGTGGCTGTTAATGGTTTCGGGTATCATCCTGCAAGTGGGCTGTTTGTTGTGACCTTCCCCAGGCTCAGACCAGGAGTTCCAATAACATTGGGTGCCTTCTGTGTGGATGAATACAAAATGGGATCAAGCCCAACAATTTGGGGCTTTCCCAACTACCAAATGAATACTCTGCAAGATTCTGATTTTGCTGGTGGAAGTGATGAGGAAAAAGCCGCCCAGAATGCGTGGCACAAtcccaataaattcaattacaacACGGGGAATTACTATGGAAACTACGGAAGTAATTACTACTCCCATCAACTGCCATCTTATGCGAAAACTTATGTACATGTTCAAGGATGGGGACAAGAAGATCAACGAATTATTGCATTGTTTCACATgcaaattgatgaaatatgCAATCGAGGATTTCTCGTGGATAACGGACAATTAGTTTACTACCAAAATGCCACCTACACCATTCAGAAGCCAGCTCTTTGGGTCATTGATCTCCCAGCAAATGGATGCAAAACACGCAACTTTCCCATCATTCGTCGCAGAGAATTTCCCGATAGAATTGTTGCAAAGAGCCCAAATGGTTATGTGCACATTACATTGGACTACCAATCAGAGGATTCATGCGATGATCTATTCCTGTACATTACAAactgtttctttttcttcttggtaGTTTATGACTACAAAAAGGACGCCTTTTGGACATTTGAACATGAAACTTTCCTGCCAGTTATTGCGGAATCTCATTTTGTGTACGATAAAACCTTCGACTATGATTGGGCCCTTGGGCTACATTCACTAGCTCTTGGCTATCCTGATAAGTTTGGTGATCGTACGGCGTACTACAGTTCAATTGCAGGTACAGCTCAGTATGCAGTTTCAAcgaaaatcctcaaaaatcGAAGGAAATCTCCAAACAATTTCAATCCTAAAGATTTCCGCATAATGGGCTATCGAGGATGTGACAACGAACCAATGAAGAGTGTAATTGACTACACGTACGGCGTAATGGTAACTACAGAGGCACAGACACATGAGATTCGCTGCTGGAACATCAACAAACCCCTCAATCCTGACAATTTGGGCGTGATTTTTAAATCAGACAAATACAATTTTGGCACGCAAACATTCATTGATTCAAGGGGTTACCAATGGTTTGCAGGTGATCCTGTACCCATTCTCTATGCCTCAGATCGACCCCTTGATCTCTCAGTGGtaaatacaagaattttcaGGCTTAAAGTTTCAGACGCAATTCGAGGGACTGTCTGTGAGAATTGA
- the LOC129787980 gene encoding L-dopachrome tautomerase yellow-f2-like isoform X1: MLVVFGVVLSVITSGINCGYSGSSVEEVFKWKRVIYENLPKSENSWVGPYRYYIPENQGVNSFGYHPSSGLFIVTMVRFRPGIPTSLGAFCVQENAIGSSPRIWGFPNYQINALRDSDFASGSAEEAARNAWKKPNKYYYSNGSYYANPQYLYQEKPSGINYGDYYDNSPRIISVFHVNVDEHCNRVFFVDNGQLVYYSNTTYTIQKPALWVIDLPVNGCETRNFPIIRRTELPDRIAAKAPNGYMHITLDYQSKNSCDDLFVYIANTFFSYLIVYDYKKDEFWLFDHETFKPVVAESHFVFEETFKYDMPLGLHNLVLGYPDKEGGRTAYYNDVASTAQYAVSTKILKNRRKSPINFNSKDFHIVGYRGCDHEPLKTVIDYTYGVMFNTEVQSNELRCWNMNKPLNPDNIGVISKSEDYTFPIQAFIDSRGYLWFGSTQIPILFASDEPLDLSKFNSIIFRVKASDAIRGTVCENL; encoded by the exons ATGTTGGTCGTTTTTGGTGTTGTGCTCTCTGTGATTACTTCTGGGATAAATTGTGGATATTCCGGAAGTTCAGTGGAGGAAGTTTTTAAATGGAAGCGAGttatttatgagaatttaCCAAAATCAG AGAACTCATGGGTTGGACCCTACAGATACTACATTCCGGAAAATCAAGGTGTTAACAGCTTTGGATATCATCCTTCAAGTGGATTATTTATCGTGACAATGGTGAGATTCAGACCAGGAATTCCAACGTCTTTGGGTGCTTTTTGTGTGCAAGAAAATGCAATTGGGTCAAGTCCAAGAATTTGGGGCTTTCCAAATTACCAAATTAATGCTCTGCGCGATTCGGACTTTGCAAGTGGAAGTGCTGAAGAGGCAGCCAGAAATGCATGGAAGAAACCCAACAAATATTACTACAGCAATGGAAGTTACTACGCCAATCCGCAATATTTGTATCAGGAGAAACCCTCAGGGATAAATTATGGAGATTATTATGATAATAGTCCAAGAATAATTTCAGTTTTTCACGTAAATGTTGATGAACATTGCAATAGAGTTTTCTTTGTGGATAATGGACAATTGGTTTACTACTCAAATACCACCTATACCATTCAGAAGCCAGCTCTTTGGGTCATTGATCTCCCCGTAAATGGATGCGAAACACGCAACTTTCCCATCATTCGTCGCACAGAGCTTCCCGATAGAATAGCCGCAAAAGCTCCAAATGGATATATGCACATAACACTTGACTACCAATCGAAAAATTCATGCGATGACCTCTTTGTCTACATAGCAAACACCTTTTTCAGCTACTTAATTGTCTATGATTACAAAAAGGACGAATTTTGGTTGTTTGATCATGAAACCTTTAAGCCAGTTGTTGCAGAATCTCATTTTGTATTTGAGGAGACCTTCAAGTACGACATGCCCCTGGGCTTACATAATCTTGTTCTGGGGTATCCTGATAAGGAAGGAGGACGTACGGCTTATTACAATGATGTTGCCAGCACAGCTCAGTATGCGGTTTCAAcgaaaatcctcaaaaatcGAAGGAAATCTCCCATTAATTTCAACTCTAAAGATTTTCACATTGTGGGCTATCGGGGGTGCGATCATGAACCCCTAAAGACTGTCATTGACTACACCTACGGAGTAATGTTCAACACAGAAGTGCAATCAAATGAACTTCGCTGCTGGAACATGAATAAACCCCTAAATCCTGATAATATTGGCGTTATATCGAAATCTGAGGACTACACTTTTCCCATTCAGGCTTTCATTGATTCCCGAGGATACCTTTGGTTTGGATCAACCCAGATTCCAATATTGTTTGCTTCAGATGAACCTCTGGATCTCTCAAAATTTAACTCTATTATTTTCAGGGTTAAAGCTTCGGACGCCATTCGAGGGACTGTCTGTGAAAATTTGTAG